A genomic region of Devosia ginsengisoli contains the following coding sequences:
- the phnL gene encoding phosphonate C-P lyase system protein PhnL, which translates to MTALSVRSLAKTFTMHLRDGVVLPVVENVNFEVQPGECVVLGGPSGAGKSSILKMVYGNYGVDAGAIVIRHHGEAVNLATADPRTVLTLRRDSIGYVSQFLRTVPRVSALDVVAEPLVIRGVEREEAQARARALLARLNLPERLWSLPPATFSGGEQQRVNIARGFITDHPVLLLDEPTASLDATNRAVVVAMIAEKKAAGVALLGIFHDEDVRVQVADRVVDVTAFAPKVAA; encoded by the coding sequence ATGACCGCCCTGTCCGTCCGCAGCCTCGCCAAGACCTTCACCATGCATCTGCGCGATGGGGTGGTTCTGCCGGTGGTGGAGAATGTGAATTTCGAAGTCCAGCCGGGCGAATGCGTGGTGCTGGGCGGGCCGTCGGGGGCGGGGAAGTCTTCGATCCTCAAGATGGTCTATGGCAATTACGGCGTCGATGCCGGGGCGATTGTCATCCGGCATCATGGCGAGGCGGTGAACCTGGCGACGGCCGATCCGCGGACGGTGCTGACGCTGCGGCGGGATAGTATCGGCTATGTCAGCCAGTTCCTGCGCACGGTGCCGCGCGTCTCGGCGCTGGATGTGGTGGCGGAGCCGCTGGTGATCCGCGGCGTGGAGCGAGAGGAGGCGCAGGCGCGGGCCAGGGCGTTGCTGGCGCGGCTCAACCTACCGGAGCGGCTGTGGAGCTTGCCGCCGGCGACGTTTTCGGGCGGCGAGCAGCAGCGGGTGAATATCGCGCGCGGTTTCATCACCGATCATCCCGTGCTGCTGCTGGACGAGCCGACGGCGTCGCTCGATGCGACCAATCGGGCCGTGGTGGTGGCGATGATCGCCGAGAAGAAGGCCGCCGGCGTGGCCTTGCTGGGCATTTTCCATGACGAGGATGTGCGGGTGCAGGTGGCCGACCGCGTGGTCGATGTGACGGCGTTTGCGCCAAAGGTGGCGGCATGA
- the phnE gene encoding phosphonate ABC transporter, permease protein PhnE, producing MTDVPLSPANETLLRHYRGQVLTRRVYSVIGVALVVVALLAAMNYANAANSGKFFDRLPYLFDFLKNFVPNDPLEIFRAMFDIESPYYDGSLKFDYTSDRHYLTESLYIPNFVYQLIITVNIAIVSTIIGGSIAFCLCFFAATNLVGAGAVRWVVRRIMEVLRAFPEIVIAGLLTAVLSIGPIAAIAAVSLHTIGALGKLFFEVVENADMKPEEGLRSVGATWLERVRFAILPQVLPNFVSYTLLRTEINVRASTIIGAVGGGGIGEVFRLSIGRDHAAKTYAIVILLLVTIVCIDQFSGWLRRRLVGNQSFAMGRGAA from the coding sequence ATGACCGATGTCCCGCTTTCCCCCGCCAACGAAACCCTGCTGCGGCATTATCGCGGCCAGGTTCTCACCCGGCGGGTCTATTCGGTGATCGGGGTGGCGCTGGTGGTGGTCGCGCTGTTGGCGGCGATGAACTATGCCAATGCGGCGAACTCGGGAAAGTTCTTCGACCGGCTGCCGTATCTGTTTGATTTCCTGAAGAATTTCGTGCCGAACGACCCGCTCGAAATCTTCCGGGCCATGTTCGATATCGAGTCGCCCTATTACGATGGCTCGCTGAAATTCGACTATACCTCGGACCGGCACTACCTGACCGAGAGCCTCTACATTCCCAACTTCGTCTACCAGCTGATCATCACGGTCAATATCGCCATTGTCTCGACCATTATCGGCGGCTCGATTGCCTTCTGCCTGTGCTTCTTCGCAGCCACCAACCTGGTCGGCGCGGGCGCGGTGCGTTGGGTGGTGCGGCGCATCATGGAAGTTTTGCGCGCCTTTCCCGAAATCGTCATTGCGGGGCTGCTGACGGCGGTGCTGTCCATCGGGCCGATCGCGGCCATCGCGGCGGTGTCGCTGCATACGATCGGTGCGCTGGGCAAGCTGTTCTTCGAAGTGGTCGAAAATGCCGACATGAAGCCCGAGGAAGGGCTGCGCTCGGTGGGGGCGACCTGGCTGGAGCGGGTGCGCTTCGCCATCCTGCCGCAGGTTTTGCCCAATTTCGTCAGCTACACCTTGCTGCGTACCGAAATCAATGTGCGCGCCTCGACCATTATCGGCGCGGTGGGCGGCGGCGGCATCGGCGAGGTGTTTCGCCTGTCGATTGGCCGCGACCATGCGGCCAAGACCTATGCCATCGTGATCCTGTTGCTGGTGACGATTGTCTGCATCGACCAGTTTTCGGGCTGGCTGCGGCGCCGGCTGGTCGGCAACCAATCCTTCGCTATGGGCCGGGGAGCGGCATGA
- a CDS encoding precorrin-3B C(17)-methyltransferase: MSGKLTVVGTGPGNPDQTTPEATAAIAAAHVFFGYGPYLDRLTLRPDQRRVASDNREELARAKDALHTAASGEQVCVVSGGDPGVFAMAAAICEAIEAGPPAWRAVDLAIVPGVTAMLAVAARAGAPLGHDFCAISLSDNLKPWTVIEARLRAVASAGLVIALYNPISKARPWQLGTAFAILREVLPWTTPVIFGRAAGRPDEAMTIVTLAEADATKADMATCVIIGSPETRIIEREGLPPLIYSPRGVKA, from the coding sequence ATGAGTGGCAAACTGACAGTCGTCGGCACCGGCCCCGGCAACCCCGATCAAACCACGCCCGAAGCCACGGCCGCCATTGCCGCCGCCCATGTCTTCTTCGGCTACGGTCCCTATCTTGACCGCCTCACGCTCCGCCCCGACCAGCGCCGCGTCGCCTCCGATAACAGAGAGGAACTGGCCCGCGCCAAGGATGCTCTCCACACTGCCGCCTCGGGCGAACAGGTCTGCGTCGTCTCGGGCGGCGATCCGGGCGTCTTCGCCATGGCAGCCGCCATTTGCGAAGCCATCGAAGCCGGCCCGCCCGCCTGGCGCGCCGTCGATCTGGCCATCGTCCCCGGCGTCACTGCCATGCTAGCCGTCGCCGCCCGGGCCGGCGCGCCCCTGGGCCACGATTTCTGCGCCATATCGCTATCCGACAATCTCAAGCCGTGGACCGTCATCGAAGCCCGCCTGCGCGCCGTGGCCTCTGCCGGGCTGGTCATTGCGCTCTACAATCCCATTTCCAAGGCCCGCCCCTGGCAGCTCGGCACCGCCTTCGCCATCCTGCGCGAAGTCCTGCCCTGGACCACGCCGGTCATCTTCGGCCGCGCCGCCGGCCGCCCCGACGAAGCCATGACCATTGTGACGCTAGCCGAGGCCGACGCGACCAAGGCCGACATGGCCACCTGCGTCATCATCGGCTCCCCCGAAACCCGCATCATAGAGCGCGAAGGCCTGCCCCCGCTGATCTATTCCCCGCGCGGGGTCAAAGCATGA
- the cobM gene encoding precorrin-4 C(11)-methyltransferase, with the protein MTIHFIGAGPGAADLITVRGMNLLRTCPVCLYAGSIVPPDMLAWCGPDTRLVDTAPLSLDEIEAEYIRAHAAGQDVARLHSGDLSVWSAVAEQMRRLDRLGIAYTLTPGVPAFAAAAAALGRELTIPAAAQSLVLTRVSGRASPMPSGETLAAFGATGATLAIHLAIHALDRVVAELTPLYGADCPVAVVFHASWPDEKIISGTLADIEARFAADPVERTAIIFVGRGLDEADFRESSLYDPDYQRRFKDRK; encoded by the coding sequence ATGACCATCCACTTCATCGGCGCCGGCCCCGGCGCGGCCGATCTCATCACCGTGCGCGGCATGAATCTCCTGCGCACCTGCCCGGTCTGCCTCTATGCCGGCTCCATCGTGCCGCCAGACATGCTGGCCTGGTGCGGACCCGATACCCGCCTCGTCGACACCGCGCCCCTGTCCCTCGACGAGATCGAGGCCGAATATATCCGCGCCCACGCAGCCGGGCAGGATGTTGCCCGCCTCCATTCCGGCGATCTCTCCGTCTGGAGCGCCGTGGCCGAACAGATGCGCCGGCTCGACCGCCTCGGCATTGCCTATACGCTCACCCCCGGCGTTCCCGCCTTCGCCGCCGCCGCCGCCGCGCTCGGCCGCGAACTCACCATCCCCGCCGCCGCGCAGAGCCTGGTCCTCACCCGCGTTTCCGGCCGCGCCTCGCCCATGCCATCAGGAGAAACCCTGGCCGCCTTCGGCGCGACCGGCGCAACCCTGGCGATTCACCTCGCCATCCACGCCCTCGACCGCGTCGTGGCCGAGCTCACCCCGCTCTATGGCGCTGATTGCCCCGTCGCCGTGGTCTTCCACGCCTCCTGGCCCGACGAAAAGATCATAAGCGGCACGCTTGCCGATATCGAAGCGCGCTTTGCCGCCGATCCGGTGGAGCGCACCGCCATCATCTTCGTCGGCCGCGGCCTGGACGAAGCCGATTTCCGCGAAAGTTCGCTCTACGACCCGGACTATCAGCGGCGGTTCAAGGACCGGAAATAG
- a CDS encoding DapH/DapD/GlmU-related protein — protein sequence MTWLSETPSIHPTAQVSGSTLGRYTEVGAGSHVSRSTLGDYSYCVENTQIAYAEIGKFANIASHVRIYASMHPMERASLHHFTYRSSWYFEGEADDQDFFDWRAGQGITIGHDTWIGHGAVVMPGVRIGNGAIIGSNAVVTKDVADFAIAVGVPARVIRQRFSDDVAGRLDAMKWWDWSHEKLHAALPDFRKLGVEGFLEKYEG from the coding sequence ATGACCTGGTTGAGCGAGACGCCCTCTATCCATCCTACGGCGCAGGTCAGCGGCTCGACGCTGGGGCGCTATACCGAGGTTGGGGCGGGCAGCCATGTGTCGCGCTCGACGCTCGGGGACTATTCCTATTGCGTCGAGAATACGCAGATCGCCTATGCCGAGATCGGCAAGTTTGCCAATATCGCCAGCCATGTGCGGATTTATGCCTCGATGCACCCGATGGAGCGGGCCTCGTTGCACCATTTCACCTATCGCTCGAGCTGGTATTTCGAGGGCGAGGCGGACGATCAGGATTTCTTCGACTGGCGGGCGGGGCAGGGGATCACCATCGGGCACGATACCTGGATCGGGCATGGCGCGGTGGTGATGCCGGGCGTGCGGATCGGCAATGGGGCGATCATCGGGTCGAACGCTGTGGTGACGAAGGATGTGGCGGATTTCGCCATTGCCGTGGGTGTGCCGGCGCGGGTGATCCGGCAGCGGTTCAGCGATGATGTGGCGGGGCGGCTGGATGCGATGAAGTGGTGGGACTGGAGCCACGAGAAGCTGCATGCGGCGCTACCGGATTTTCGCAAGCTCGGGGTGGAGGGGTTTCTGGAGAAGTATGAGGGGTAG
- the cbiE gene encoding precorrin-6y C5,15-methyltransferase (decarboxylating) subunit CbiE gives MTTPWLSIVGIGEDGLSGLGTAAKAAIADAEVVFGGTRHLELAASAISGEAHPWPTPFSIDPIIALRNRKVCVLASGDPFHHGVGATLARHIDASQMQVFPHPSSFSLAAARLGWPLQDVLTLSLHGRPLDLIRPHLHPGARILALTSDENGPAALAKLLTESGFGISIVTVLEALGGPDETVRTNVAMNFALTDINPLNICAISVVALPGARILPLTPGLDDALFEHDGQITKREIRALTLSALAPRRGELLWDIGAGSGSVAIEWMLADPSLSAIAVEADPVRATRISRNANGLGVPSLKLIQGHAPEALAGLEEPHAVFIGGGGSDPGVLDTAITALRPGGRLVANAVTLEMEALLLARHAELGGTLTRFSIERAEAIGSMTGWKPARPIVQWVWAKP, from the coding sequence ATGACCACCCCCTGGCTCTCCATCGTCGGCATAGGCGAAGACGGCCTTTCCGGCCTCGGCACCGCCGCAAAAGCCGCCATTGCCGATGCCGAAGTGGTCTTCGGCGGCACCCGCCATCTCGAGCTGGCCGCGTCAGCCATATCTGGCGAGGCGCATCCCTGGCCCACGCCCTTTTCCATCGACCCCATCATCGCCCTGCGCAACCGCAAGGTCTGCGTCCTCGCCTCGGGCGATCCGTTCCATCACGGCGTCGGCGCCACCCTCGCCCGCCATATCGATGCCAGCCAGATGCAGGTTTTCCCGCATCCCTCATCCTTCAGCCTCGCCGCCGCCCGCCTCGGCTGGCCGCTGCAGGATGTGCTGACCCTCTCCCTCCACGGTCGCCCGCTCGATCTCATCCGCCCCCATCTCCATCCCGGCGCGCGCATCCTCGCCCTCACCTCGGACGAAAACGGCCCCGCCGCGCTGGCGAAACTGCTCACCGAATCCGGCTTCGGCATTTCCATCGTCACCGTGCTGGAAGCCCTGGGCGGCCCCGATGAAACCGTGCGCACCAATGTCGCCATGAATTTCGCCCTCACCGATATCAACCCGCTCAATATCTGCGCCATCAGCGTCGTCGCCCTGCCCGGGGCCCGCATCCTGCCGCTGACACCCGGCCTCGACGATGCCCTCTTCGAGCATGACGGCCAGATCACCAAACGCGAAATCCGCGCCCTCACCCTTTCTGCCCTCGCCCCAAGGCGCGGCGAACTCCTCTGGGATATCGGCGCCGGCTCAGGCTCCGTAGCCATCGAATGGATGCTGGCCGATCCGAGCCTATCCGCCATCGCGGTGGAAGCCGATCCGGTGCGTGCGACAAGAATATCGCGCAATGCCAATGGGCTGGGCGTCCCCTCTCTCAAATTGATTCAAGGCCATGCCCCCGAAGCTCTTGCAGGACTTGAAGAACCTCATGCAGTTTTTATAGGCGGTGGCGGCTCCGATCCCGGCGTGCTCGACACCGCCATCACAGCCCTCCGCCCCGGCGGGCGCCTCGTCGCCAATGCCGTGACGCTGGAAATGGAGGCCCTGCTCCTCGCCCGGCACGCCGAACTGGGCGGCACTCTCACCCGGTTCTCAATTGAACGCGCCGAAGCCATCGGCAGCATGACCGGCTGGAAACCGGCACGGCCGATCGTGCAATGGGTGTGGGCGAAGCCATGA
- the phnK gene encoding phosphonate C-P lyase system protein PhnK, producing MTDQPLLRVENLTKFYGSRLGCADVSFELWPGEVLAIVGESGSGKTTLLNSLSATLEPSAGRTLYRMRDGEWRNIYELSEAERRFLVRTDWGFVHQNPADGLRMTVSAGANVGERLMAVGDRHYGHIRETALDWLGRVEIAADRIDDQPRSFSGGMRQRLQIARNLVTGPRLVFMDEPTGGLDVSVQARLLDLLRGLVGELGLAAVVVTHDLAVARLLSHRMMVMKDGHVIEAGLTDRVLDDPREPYTQLLVSSILQV from the coding sequence ATGACTGACCAACCCCTTCTCCGCGTCGAGAACCTGACCAAGTTTTACGGCTCCCGCCTGGGCTGCGCCGATGTGAGTTTCGAGTTGTGGCCGGGCGAAGTGCTGGCCATTGTGGGGGAATCGGGATCGGGCAAGACGACTTTGCTCAATTCGCTGTCGGCCACGCTGGAGCCGAGCGCGGGCCGCACGCTCTATCGCATGCGCGACGGGGAATGGCGCAATATCTATGAATTGAGCGAGGCCGAGCGGCGGTTCCTGGTGCGGACGGACTGGGGCTTCGTGCATCAGAACCCGGCGGACGGGCTGCGCATGACGGTGTCGGCGGGCGCCAATGTCGGCGAGCGGCTGATGGCGGTGGGCGACCGGCATTATGGGCATATTCGCGAGACGGCGCTTGATTGGCTCGGGCGGGTGGAGATTGCGGCGGACCGGATCGATGACCAGCCGCGCAGCTTTTCCGGCGGCATGCGGCAGCGGCTGCAGATTGCGCGGAATTTGGTGACTGGGCCGCGGCTGGTGTTCATGGACGAGCCGACGGGTGGGCTCGACGTGTCTGTGCAGGCGCGGCTGCTCGACCTGTTGCGCGGGCTGGTGGGGGAATTGGGGCTGGCGGCTGTCGTCGTGACCCATGATCTCGCCGTGGCGCGGCTGCTGAGCCATCGCATGATGGTGATGAAGGATGGGCATGTGATCGAGGCGGGACTGACGGATCGGGTGCTGGATGATCCGCGCGAGCCTTATACGCAGTTGCTGGTCAGCTCGATTTTGCAGGTGTGA
- the phnC gene encoding phosphonate ABC transporter ATP-binding protein: MLKISNVSRRFGDKVAVSGVNLEIPQGQMVGVIGRSGAGKSTLLRMINRLADVSSGSIDYGDLRVSELRGQALRNWQRDCAMIFQQFNLVPRLDVITNVMLGRLNGRNPVLNLLQVFSPGEQLEALKALERLDIAATAMQWAQTLSGGQQQRVAIARALMQGPKMILADEPIASLDPRNAQIVMDSLRDINAEGITVITNLHTLDTARAYCERIIGMAAGKVVFDGTPDELTTDVARTIYGADGLKEAFSEAMTSTSIAPVAPLRLPRTPTNAQQAP; the protein is encoded by the coding sequence ATGCTGAAGATTTCCAACGTATCGCGTCGGTTCGGTGACAAGGTCGCCGTCAGCGGCGTGAACCTCGAAATCCCGCAAGGGCAGATGGTCGGCGTGATCGGCCGCTCGGGCGCGGGCAAATCGACTTTGCTGCGCATGATCAACCGCCTGGCCGACGTGTCGTCGGGCTCCATCGACTATGGCGACCTGCGCGTCTCGGAGCTGCGCGGGCAGGCGTTGCGGAACTGGCAGCGCGACTGCGCCATGATTTTCCAGCAATTCAACCTGGTGCCGCGGCTCGACGTGATCACCAATGTCATGCTGGGGCGGCTCAATGGCCGCAATCCGGTGCTGAACCTGCTGCAGGTGTTTTCGCCGGGCGAACAGCTCGAGGCGCTCAAGGCGCTGGAGCGGCTCGATATCGCGGCGACGGCGATGCAATGGGCGCAGACGCTGTCTGGTGGCCAGCAGCAGCGCGTGGCGATTGCCCGGGCGCTGATGCAGGGGCCGAAAATGATCCTGGCGGACGAGCCGATTGCCTCGCTCGATCCGCGCAATGCGCAGATCGTCATGGACAGCCTGCGCGACATCAATGCCGAGGGCATCACCGTCATCACCAACCTGCATACGCTCGATACGGCGCGCGCCTATTGCGAGCGCATTATCGGCATGGCCGCGGGCAAGGTGGTGTTCGACGGCACGCCGGACGAGCTGACCACCGATGTGGCCCGCACCATCTATGGCGCCGACGGGCTCAAGGAAGCCTTTTCGGAGGCGATGACCTCGACGTCGATTGCGCCTGTCGCGCCCCTTCGCCTGCCGCGCACGCCGACCAACGCGCAGCAGGCTCCCTGA
- the phnD gene encoding phosphonate ABC transporter substrate-binding protein, producing MTAIRTILLASVALTMSTVAFAQDVNVLRIGLDGGENESDQLRRSECVVDSLKAATGVAEVQFFPSPDYNGVIQGLLGGTIDIAIMGASSYASIYLSDPEAVDPILTTKQQDGSTGYVSIMVARADSGITDLASTKGKKLGFADPDSTSGYLVPNVSLPADLGMPIAEFYSETGFGGGHENLVLGVLDGTWDVGTTFGSGQGAWSEGYTTGNLRIMVDKGLLDMDDLVEVWQSPIIPNGPLMVSNNLSDEMKEKVKAYFVGLPAADFDCFDSFTGGGYVDFAPADQQFYQTIIDARKSVIGG from the coding sequence ATGACCGCGATCCGCACGATCCTGCTGGCCTCCGTGGCCCTGACCATGTCCACCGTTGCCTTCGCCCAGGACGTCAATGTCCTGCGCATCGGCCTCGATGGCGGCGAGAACGAGAGCGACCAGCTCCGCCGTTCCGAATGCGTCGTCGACAGCCTCAAGGCCGCCACCGGCGTTGCCGAAGTGCAGTTCTTCCCCTCGCCGGACTATAACGGCGTCATCCAGGGCCTGCTCGGCGGCACGATCGACATCGCCATCATGGGCGCCTCGTCCTATGCCTCGATCTACCTGAGCGACCCCGAAGCGGTTGACCCGATCCTGACCACCAAGCAGCAGGACGGCTCGACCGGTTATGTGTCGATCATGGTCGCCCGTGCCGATAGCGGCATCACCGACCTGGCCTCGACCAAGGGCAAGAAGCTCGGCTTTGCCGACCCGGATTCGACCTCGGGCTACCTGGTGCCGAACGTGTCGCTGCCGGCCGATCTCGGCATGCCGATCGCTGAATTCTACAGCGAAACCGGCTTTGGCGGCGGCCATGAAAACCTGGTTCTCGGCGTGCTCGACGGCACCTGGGACGTGGGCACCACTTTCGGTTCGGGCCAGGGCGCCTGGAGCGAAGGTTACACCACCGGCAACCTGCGCATCATGGTCGACAAAGGCCTGCTCGACATGGACGACCTGGTGGAAGTCTGGCAGTCGCCGATCATCCCGAACGGCCCGCTGATGGTGTCGAACAACCTTTCCGACGAGATGAAGGAAAAGGTGAAGGCCTATTTCGTGGGCCTGCCGGCAGCCGATTTCGACTGCTTCGACAGCTTCACCGGCGGCGGCTATGTCGATTTCGCCCCGGCCGACCAGCAGTTCTACCAGACCATCATCGACGCCCGTAAGTCGGTGATCGGGGGCTAA
- a CDS encoding LacI family DNA-binding transcriptional regulator produces MGRPIVRLKDIADQTGFSVNTVSLALRDSPRIPQETRATIRQAAEALNYLPNHIAKSLVSRETRTIGLVLTSITNPILTLVAQEIELRLAERGYSTLFATSNGDHHEEKKVIEMFRSRQVDGMLIYPRAHRDLDHIRRLRQAGQPLVLLVGDMDAGVDVVAMDTRRGSHKAMRHLLEQGHRQIGLIDGGGERGNFEKLDGYRQALDEAGIAVDEGLLVVPQTHSVAGGYAAMAELAARGGGMTAVLAATDLLALGALRWTQENGRRVPDDMAIVGFDNIEFAQYAATPISSVDYAVGQVTELAVERLLGLIQAEALPEPEMTLIEPDLVVRASSGAPISGP; encoded by the coding sequence ATGGGCAGACCGATCGTTCGCCTGAAGGATATCGCCGACCAGACCGGATTTTCGGTGAATACCGTGTCGCTGGCTTTGCGCGACAGTCCGCGCATTCCCCAGGAGACGCGGGCGACGATCCGCCAGGCGGCCGAGGCGCTGAACTACCTGCCCAACCACATCGCCAAATCGCTGGTGAGCCGCGAGACGCGGACCATCGGGCTGGTGCTGACCTCGATCACCAATCCCATCCTGACGCTGGTGGCGCAGGAAATCGAATTGCGGCTGGCTGAGCGGGGCTATTCGACCCTGTTCGCCACCTCCAATGGCGATCACCACGAGGAAAAGAAGGTGATCGAGATGTTCCGTTCGCGACAGGTGGACGGCATGCTGATCTATCCGCGCGCCCATCGCGACCTCGATCATATCCGCCGCCTGCGCCAGGCGGGGCAACCGCTGGTGCTGCTGGTGGGCGACATGGATGCGGGCGTTGATGTGGTGGCCATGGACACGCGGCGGGGCAGCCACAAGGCGATGCGCCACCTGCTGGAGCAGGGACACAGGCAGATCGGGCTGATCGATGGCGGCGGCGAGCGGGGCAATTTCGAAAAGCTCGATGGCTATCGGCAGGCACTGGACGAGGCGGGCATTGCGGTGGACGAGGGGCTGCTGGTGGTGCCGCAGACCCATTCGGTGGCGGGCGGTTATGCGGCCATGGCGGAACTGGCGGCGCGGGGTGGCGGCATGACGGCTGTGCTGGCGGCGACCGACCTGCTGGCGCTGGGCGCGCTGCGCTGGACGCAGGAAAACGGGCGTCGCGTGCCCGACGACATGGCGATTGTCGGCTTCGACAATATCGAATTCGCTCAATATGCCGCGACGCCGATCAGCAGCGTGGACTATGCCGTGGGGCAGGTGACCGAACTGGCGGTGGAGCGGCTGCTCGGGCTGATCCAGGCAGAGGCCTTGCCGGAGCCGGAGATGACGTTGATCGAGCCGGACCTGGTGGTGCGGGCGAGCAGTGGAGCGCCTATTTCCGGTCCTTGA
- the phnE gene encoding phosphonate ABC transporter, permease protein PhnE, with product MSTISIAERSRLEKKYPEVFRQSFMRRWGLLVGIGLTLLYLVFCWFFFSVGPALQNGKWDRAGIYIQDWYSWRAQPRLRFEDGAVVPQWSSRGQYAEGAEIDWLTPHDDGSMTATFGGADDRLEISTSQVDVYVDGVAWPVTITADGAIAPADAPAAIEQDGKKVLVHYGFAGQAEIRDNQVAVQRRFLGWANFLYDPRSPLWGNDLFDTVGLVFTGHGQQVLSEWLGNRAWQHADILAKLMQTLVMAFVGTLFATLVAFPLAFVAARTITPNRAANWLMKRGFDFLRSIDMLIWALFFTRGFGPGPIPGIAAIFFTDTGALGKVYAEALENVDDKQREGVKSVGASPASVNRFGVVPQVLPVFISQSLYFWESNTRSATIIGAVGAGGIGLKLLEAMGTNSDWDKVAYMVLLILGVVFLFDNVSNAIRSRLIGPAAH from the coding sequence ATGAGCACGATCAGCATCGCCGAGCGCAGCCGGCTCGAAAAGAAATATCCTGAAGTCTTCCGCCAGAGTTTCATGCGCCGCTGGGGGCTGTTGGTCGGCATCGGGCTGACGCTGCTCTATCTGGTGTTCTGCTGGTTCTTCTTCAGCGTCGGGCCGGCGCTGCAGAACGGCAAATGGGACCGGGCGGGTATCTATATCCAGGACTGGTATAGCTGGCGGGCGCAACCGCGCCTGCGCTTCGAGGATGGCGCGGTGGTGCCGCAATGGTCGAGCCGCGGGCAATATGCCGAGGGCGCCGAGATCGACTGGCTGACCCCGCATGACGACGGCAGCATGACCGCCACGTTCGGCGGTGCGGATGACCGGCTGGAGATTTCCACCAGCCAGGTGGACGTCTATGTCGATGGCGTGGCGTGGCCGGTGACCATTACCGCTGATGGTGCCATTGCGCCGGCGGATGCGCCTGCTGCCATCGAGCAGGATGGCAAGAAGGTGCTGGTGCATTACGGCTTTGCCGGGCAGGCGGAAATCCGCGACAACCAGGTGGCGGTGCAGCGCCGGTTCCTGGGCTGGGCCAATTTCCTCTACGATCCGCGCTCGCCGCTGTGGGGCAATGACCTGTTCGATACGGTGGGGCTGGTGTTCACCGGCCACGGTCAGCAGGTGCTGAGCGAATGGCTGGGCAACCGGGCCTGGCAGCATGCCGATATTCTTGCCAAACTGATGCAGACGCTGGTCATGGCCTTTGTCGGCACGCTGTTTGCGACGCTAGTGGCTTTCCCGCTGGCCTTCGTGGCGGCGCGGACCATTACGCCGAACCGGGCGGCCAACTGGCTGATGAAGCGCGGCTTCGATTTCCTGCGCTCCATCGACATGCTGATCTGGGCCCTGTTCTTCACCCGGGGCTTCGGACCGGGACCCATCCCCGGCATCGCGGCGATTTTCTTCACCGATACCGGGGCGCTGGGCAAGGTCTATGCCGAGGCGCTGGAAAATGTCGACGACAAGCAGCGCGAGGGCGTGAAATCGGTCGGGGCCAGCCCGGCCTCGGTCAACCGCTTCGGCGTGGTGCCGCAGGTGCTGCCGGTGTTCATTTCCCAGTCGCTGTATTTCTGGGAGAGCAATACGCGCTCGGCCACCATTATCGGCGCGGTGGGGGCGGGGGGTATCGGGCTCAAGCTGCTCGAGGCCATGGGCACCAATTCGGACTGGGACAAGGTGGCCTATATGGTACTGCTGATCCTGGGCGTGGTGTTCCTGTTCGACAATGTGTCCAATGCCATCCGCTCGCGGCTGATCGGGCCGGCGGCGCATTAG